One part of the Girardinichthys multiradiatus isolate DD_20200921_A chromosome 10, DD_fGirMul_XY1, whole genome shotgun sequence genome encodes these proteins:
- the LOC124875491 gene encoding uncharacterized protein LOC124875491 gives MDLKDITELVVSPVHSNDSLAFLESKIIEHRQRYQALFPDVKLLPKHHYLDHYPQMIRFFGPLVEHWTMRFEAKHSFFKQVIRHTSCFKNVPLSLALKHQMMIAYHLSSPSLGKSELEVSTVTTFPVDLLKEEIAQVIRHRFPDKVEVDLAQCVTIKGITYRKGMVLAHKAVGGLPGFCEINHICIVKHSIFYIVRELGGWYREHYRAFELNPVSARMFTLLSLSELLDTYLLVDYKIGSVRMVTLKRHIEIQDVDTGRVCVIKRVSIYMGEDSDHLIREYVGMDEAAINEAIEDTTVGTYLIKEEASAHAQEVGVVLEGIRVMTNLDNIAFAVVMLFGLIYVLNLAYSADLCYTFEVFQKIFMELDGGKLSNKALALKNRLFE, from the exons ATGGATCTGAAGGATATCACAGAACTTGTTGTCTCCCCTGTGCATAGCAATGACTCACTGGCTTTTTTGGAAAGCAAAATCATAGAGCATAGACAGAGATATCAGGCACTGTTCCCTGACGTCAAGCTACTACCCAAACACCAttatttggatcattatccCCAGATGATTAGGTTTTTTGGTCCACTTGTTGAGCATTGGACAATGCGTTTTGAGGCTAAGCATAGTTTTTTTAAGCAGGTCATCAGACACACAAGCTGCTTCAAAAATGTACCTCTCTCATTAGCCTTAAAGCATCAGATGATGATTGCTTACCATCTGAGTTCCCCATCTCTTGGCAAGTCTGAACTAGAGGTCTCAACTGTAACAACATTTCCAGTCGATTTGCTTAAAGAAGAGATAGCTCAAGTCATTAGGCATAGATTCCCTGACAAAGTAGAGGTTGACCTTGCACAGTGTGTGACAATAAAGGGCATAACCTACAGGAAGGGAATGGTACTGGCCCACAAGGCAGTAGGTGGATTGCCAGGATTCTGTGAAATAAACCACATCTGCATTGTAAAACACAgcatattctacattgtcagaGAGCTTGGTGGCTGGTACAGAGAGCATTACAGAGCTTTTGAGCTCAACCCAGTATCCGCAAGAATGTTCACGCTTCTTTCACTCAGTGAACTCCTCGATACTTATCTGCTGGTTGACTACAAGATTGGATCAGTCCGCATGGTGACTTTAAAAAGGCATATAGAAATACAAG ATGTTGATACAGGACGAGTGTGTGTCATTAAGAGAGTGTCCATCTACATGGGAGAAGATTCCGACCACCTCATCCGAGAGTATGTG GGTATGGATGAAGCTGCCATCAATGAGGCCATTGAAGACACCACTGTTGGAACTTATCTTATCAAGGAAGAAGCTTCAGCACATGCACAAGAGGTTGGAGTTGTTCTTGAAGGCATCAGGGTGATGACTAACTTGGATAATATAGCATTTGCTGTGGTAATGCTATTTGGACTAATATATGTGCTGAATCTTGCATATTCTGCTGACCTTTGCTACACTTTTGAGGTGTTCCAGAAGATTTTTATGGAACTGGATGGAGGTAAACTCTCCAACAAGGCGCTAGCTCTCAAAAACCGCCTCTTTGAATGA
- the LOC124874685 gene encoding charged multivesicular body protein 6-like, with product MGNLFGKKKQSRVTEQDKAILQLKQQRDKLRQYQKKIHLQLEKERQLAKQLLKDGKKEKALLLLKKKRYQEQLLDKTETQISNLERMVQDLEFAQIEKKVIDGLKVGNECLKKMHEMISIEEVERIMDETQDAIEYQRQIDDMLAGSLSQEDEDAVLAELEAITQGDVELPEVPSEPLPEVPKAAEKKPVSENDRPRKKPEPEMLAM from the exons ATGGGAAACTTGtttggaaaaaagaaacagtcCCGGGTGACGGAGCAAGATAAAGCCATCCTG CAACTGAAGCAGCAGAGAGACAAACTGAGGCAGTATCAGAAGAAGATCCACCTGCAGCTGGAGAAGGAGAGACAGTTGGCCAAACAGCTGCTCAAAGATGGAAAGAAAGA GAAAGCCCTCCTCCTGCTGAAGAAGAAACGATACCAGGAGCAGCTCCTGGACAAGACGGAGACTCAGATCAGCAACCTGGAGCGAATG GTCCAGGACCTGGAGTTTGCTCAGATCGAGAAGAAAGTCATTGATGGGCTGAAAGTTGGAAACGAGTGTCTGAAGAAAATGCATGAG ATGATATCAATTGAAGAGGTAGAGAGGATCATGGATGAAACACAAGATGCCATCGAATACCAGAGG CAAATCGACGACATGCTGGCTGGTTCCTTATCACAAGAGGATGAAGATGCTGTTCTGGCTGAGCTGGAAGCCATCACTCAg GGAGATGTCGAGCTTCCCGAGGTTCCTTCAGAGCCGCTGCCAGAAGTCCCTAAAGCTGCCGAGAAGAAACCAG TTTCAGAGAACGATCGTCCCAGGAAGAAGCCGGAGCCAGAGATGCTTGCTATGTAG